CGTGGAGAGCATCCTGGGGCAGGGCGGTCTCGGGCGAGTCTACGCGGCCACCGACGAGCGCCTGGACCGGCGGGTGGCCATCAAGGTGTTGCTGGCCGAGCACGCGGAGACTCCGTCGCTGCGCGCGCGCTTCGAGCGTGAAGCCAAGGCGCTCTCGGCGCTCTCTCATCCCAACATCGTGACCATCACGGACTTCGGCCTCGACGGCGAGCGCGCGTTCGTGGTCATGGAGCACTTGCCGGGCCAAGACCTCGCCGCGCTGCTCACGGAGGGGCGCCCTGGGCTCGGGCGTGCGCTCGGCATCCTGCGCGGCGTGCTGTCCGCGCTGGCCTACGCGCACGGCCTGCACATCGTCCACCGTGACCTCAAGCCGTCGAACGTCATCGTGCGCACGCTCCCAGATGGCAACGACCACGTGGCCGTGTTGGATTTCGGGCTGGCCAAGTTCCTGGACGCCGAAGAGAGCTCGGCGGCCATCACGCGCCAGGGCGCCATGGTGGGGACGCCCGCGTACATGTCACCCGAGCAGGCCTGCGGCGTGCCGGCAGATGCCCGCAGCGACGTGTTCAGCGCGGGGCTGCTGCTCTACGAGCTGTTGGTGGGGAAGGGCCCGTTCGCCGAGTGCACCGGCCCCGAGCTGCTGCGCCGGCGCTTGGTGGAGTCACCTCCGCCGCTGGCCGACGCGGCCCCCCACTTGGGCCCCCAGCCCGAGCTCCAGGCCATTCTGGACCGCGCGCTGTCTCCCGATGTGGGCGGCCGCTACGCCGACGCGCGCGAGATGTTGCAGGCGCTCGACGCGTTGCCCCTGGAGCTCTTGCACTCCGGGTGCACGCCGCTGCCGGGTGGGACCGCCGCTCATCGCCCTGGCACGGGAAGCCACGCGGCCCCTGCGGCTGCCGCAGCACCAGCGAAGGCTCCGCCCGTGTTTCGTGAGTCGCTCGAGGCGCCGGGGGCGTCCACGATGCACCCAGAGGAACCACGCGCTGCCCCGGGAGCGGCCTCCTCACGTGGCCGCTTCGCGCTCGGGTTGGTGGTGGTGGCGCTCGGGCTCGCGGCCGCTGTCGCGTTCGTGGTCACCCGCACCCCGGAGGAAGACACGCCGGTCACGGCCCCCGCCACCGCGCCTCGCTTCGTGGAGAGCACCACCCCGCCTCCAGCGCCGGCTCCCGTGGTGCGCCCGCCGGCCCGGAACCCGTGGCGCAACGCGCGGGGGCTCGACGAGCTGGTGAGCAGCACACGTGAGCGGCTCGAGAGCGGGGGGGCGCCGTCGCGCAGGACTCTCCGACGCCTCGCGGCCTACGCCAACAACCACCCGAACGATCCGCTGCCGCGCCTGCTGTTGGGTCGCGGGTTCGAGAAGGTGGGATGGCTGCAGGATGCGCTCCCGGAGGTGGAGCGGGCCTTGGTCATGGACCCGTCCGTGCGGGGTGATCCTGCCCTGCTGCCCATGCTCATCCGCATGATGGACTCCGCCAGCTACCACGCCGGTGCGGCGGCGCTCATTCGGACACACTACGGCGAAGAAGCCCGCCCTGCGCTGCGCGCGGCCATCGCGTCGGGCGCCCGGCCCGCATCCACGGACCGACTGCGCGCGCTCGAAGCCAACCTCTAGCCTCTTCCCGTTTCTCGGCGCGACCATGCCCATGCCCTTACGCTTCCCTTCGTTTCCATCATCGTTCGGCCATGTCCCGCGCACCGCTGCGGGGGTGGTGTTCACCCTCGGGTCGCTGCTCGGCTGCGGCAACGCCGAGCCGTTGTGCACCGCCGCGGACGTGACGCTCTCGCTGCCTGCCGCCGATGCACTCTATTGGTGGGCCGGTGACACCACTCCCTCGCGCACCTATGCGGTCACGCGCACGGGGGACAGCGTGTGTCGCCTCGAGGCCAGCAGCGACACGCCCGGGGTCAGCGCGCACTACGACGCCACCGCGGGCGAGCTGCACGTGGACTTCTCGGAGACGCAGACCCCCGCTGGACGCCACGCCGTGGAGCTCACGCTCGCCGGGGAGGACGTCAGCGCGTCACTCACGTTGGACCTGCGCTACCTGCCCACGCCGCCCGACGACGCCACTCGGCACGTGCTGGTGTTGGGCGTGGACGGACTGCGCCCCGACGCCATCGAGCCCGCCGACGCGCCCGTCATGGACATGTTGTTCGCGCATGGCGCCGGAACGCTCGAGGCGACGACACAGCTCACGGGCGACACGGTCTCGGGGCCGGGCTGGGCCTCCATCCTCACGGGCGTGGAGGTGGAGCGTCACGGCGTCACCTCCAACGAGACGGCGGTGATGGAGGCCATCGATCGCAGCGTGCCCACGCTGCTCGGAGCCGCCTTCGACGAGGGCCTCGCCACGGGGCTCATCGTGCACTGGCTGCAGCTCCCGCTGCTGGTGGAGGACGGGCCCGCGCAGGGCTTCCGCTTGGGCGACGACGCCATCGTGGCGAGCACCGCGGTGCGCTTCCTGGGTGCACCGCGCGACCTGCTCTTCCTGCACTTCGACGACTGCGATCACGCCGGCCACGCCACGGGCTACGGGCCAGAGAACCCGGACTACATCGCGGCTGTGGAGGGTGTGGACCGCCACTTCGCCACGGTCATCGATGGGGTGCTGGCGCGCGAGACCTACGCAAGCGAGGCGTGGCTCTTCGTGCTGGTCACCGACCATGGCGGCGAGGGAACGGCGCACGGCGCGCGCAACGCCATCAACCAGACCATCCCGCTGCTGTTCGTGCGTCCGGGGATGACGCCAGCCACGCTCGCAGGGGCCAGCCACATGGACGTGGCCCCCACGGTGCTGCGCTACCTCGGCGTGGACACGGGCGCGAGCTACGACGGCCAAGTGGTGGACGAAGCGCTGCCTGCGCTCTAGCGTCTCCGTGACGTCGGTGTGCGCCTCCACTCGCGCTACATCCACAAACGAGGCGGTGGACTGCGGCTCAGCTCACGGCTCGGCCAGGTTCATCACGAATGCGTCCCCGCCGCCTGCGCTCGATTGCCCCGGAAGGGTCCCGCCCGTATGCCCCGCGACCAGCACGCTGCCGTCGCTGCCCACGCTCACCGAATAGGCGATGTCGGTGCTAGCGCTCCCAAACTGGCGCGTCCAGAGCTCGGTGCCCGCCGCATCGTACGTCCGCACAAACGCGTCGATGCCGCCCGCGCTCGATTGCCCCGGAAGGGTCCCGCCCGTGTACCCCGCGACCAGCACGCTGCCGTCGCTGCCCACGCTCACCGACTGAGGGTAGTCGTTGCTCGCGGTCCCAAACTGGCGCGTCCAGAGCTCGTCGCCCGCCGCATCGTACTTCCGCACAAACGCGTCGCTGCTGCCTGCGCTCGATTGCCCCGGAAAGGTGCCGTCCGTGCGCCCCACGACCAGCACGCTGCCGTCGCTGGCCACGCTCACCGACCGGGCGTCGTCGGTGCTCGCGCTCCCAAACTGGCGTGTCCAAAGCTCGGTGCCCGCCGCATCGTACTTCCGCACAAATGCGTCATAGCTGCCTGCGTTCGATTGCCCCGAAAAGGTGCCGAACGTGTGCCCCGCGACCAGCACGCTGCCATCGCTGCCCACGCTCACCGAGTAGCCGTAGTCGGTGCTCGCGGTTCCAAACTGGCGCGTCCAGAGCTCGGTGCCCGCCGCATCGTACTTCCGCACAAACGCGTCCAGGTTGCCTGCGCTCGATTGCCCCGAAAAGGTGCCTGGCGTGTACCCCGCGACCAACACGCTGCCGTCGCTGCCCACGCTCACCGACCGGGCCTCGTCGTTGCTCGCGGTTCCAAACTGGCGCGTCCAGAGCTGGGTGCCCGCCGCATCGTACTTCCGCACAAACGCGTCGTAGTTGCCTGCGCTTGCTTGCCCCGAAAAGGTGCCGCCCGTGGACCCCGCGACCAGCACGCTGCCGTCGCTGCCCACGCTCACCGAATAGGCGTAGTCGGTGCTCGCGGTTCCAAACTGGCGGGTCCAGAGCTGGGTGCCCGCCGCATCGTACTTCCGCACAAACGCGTCTCCGCCGCCTGCGCTCGATTGCCCCGAAAAGGTGCCGAACGTGGACCCCGCGACCAGCACGCTGCCGTCGCTGCCCACGCTCACCGACCGGGCCTCCTCGGAGCTCGCGGTTCCAAACTGGCGCGTCCACTCCTCCGGCACACACGTCCGGTCCATCATCGACGAGCCAGCATCACCTTCCACGTACCCGGTGCCACACACCTGCCACGGCGTGCAGGCGGTCTGGTTGGGATCGGTGGAGTACTCCCCCGCTGGGCACATCGTGCAGGCCCGGTTGACGGCAGCGCTGCCGACGGTGCTCACGTATGTGCCTGCCGCGCACACGGTCCATGGGGTGCAGCTCGGTGCGTTCATCGCCGTGCTGTAGGTTTCCTCCGTGCAGGCCGTGCAGGTGCGGTTGGTGGTGGCGTTGCCGTCGCTCACCACGGACTGCCCCGCCACACAGTTCGTGCGCGCCCCGCACGCCGTCGCTGGGCTTCCGTCATCGTCCCACGTGGTGCCACCGCAGGTCACCGCGGCGGTGGTGCCGCCCGCGCAGTACTCGCCTGGGCTGCATGCATCGCACACCGGTGCTGCCATGCTGGTCCCTGCCGCGCTCTGCTCCGTGCCGGCAGCGCACATGCCGTGTGGCAGGCACATCGTCTGGTTCGGGTCCGCGGAGTACTCGCCCATGGCGCAGGGCGTGCACGCCCGGTTGACCGAGGCGCTGCCGACGGTGCTCACGTAAGTGCCCGCTGCGCACACGGTCCATGGGGTGCAGCTCGGCGCATTGGTCGCGGTGCTGTAGGTCTCCCCCGTGCAGGCTGCGCAGGTGCGGTCGGTGGTCGCGTTGCCGTCGCTCAGCACGGACTGCCCCGCGCCACAGTCCGTGCGCGTGGCGCACGCCGTGGCGGGGCTCGCGTCGTGGTCCCAGGTGTTGCCGCCGCAGGCGACGGCCGCGGTGGTGTGGCCCGCGCAGTACTCACCCGGGCTGCATGCATCGCACACGGGCGGCGCGATGCTGGTGCCGGCCGTGGTCTGCACGGTGCCGGCGGGGCACATGCCGTGGGCGAGGCACATGGAGAGGTTGGGCATGGCGGTGTAGGTCCCCGTCGCGCAGTCCATGCAGACTTGGTCCACCGTGTCGGACGGGGTGTTGCTCACGTAGCGGCCGGCCGCGCAGGTCTGCCACGGGGTGCAGCTCGGCGCGTTGTTCGTGATGCTGAAGCTGCCGGTACTGCAGCCGGTGCACACCCGGTTTGCGCTCGGGCTGCCCTCGGTGGCTTCGTACTGCCCGGGCACGCAGGTCTGCCATGCGGTGCAGTTGGGAGCGTTGTCCATGGTGCTGAAGCTGCCGTCGGCACACGCGCTGCACACGCGGTCCGCCGTGGCGCTTCCCACCATGCCAATGGACTGGCCCGCCACGCAGGTGGTCCACGCGTTGCAGCTGGGCGCGTTCTCGGTGCTGCTGTAGAGGCCCAGCGCGCACGCGGTGCACGTGCGGTCGGTGGTGGCGTCGCCCTCGGTCGCCACGTAGCTGCCGGTCGCGCAGGTGGTGCGCGCGGCGCAGTCCGTTGCCGGGTCGCTGTCGTCGTCCCACGTGCCGTCTCCGTCATCGCATGCGACGGCCGCCGCCGTCCCGCCCGCGCAGTACTCGCCGGGGTCGCAGTCCGCGCACACCGGGGGCGCCATCATGGTGGCGGGGGCTGTCTGCACCGTGCCCGGCGCGCACGAGCCCACGGGCACGCACGTGGTCTGGTTGG
This region of Sandaracinaceae bacterium genomic DNA includes:
- a CDS encoding alkaline phosphatase; this encodes MPLRFPSFPSSFGHVPRTAAGVVFTLGSLLGCGNAEPLCTAADVTLSLPAADALYWWAGDTTPSRTYAVTRTGDSVCRLEASSDTPGVSAHYDATAGELHVDFSETQTPAGRHAVELTLAGEDVSASLTLDLRYLPTPPDDATRHVLVLGVDGLRPDAIEPADAPVMDMLFAHGAGTLEATTQLTGDTVSGPGWASILTGVEVERHGVTSNETAVMEAIDRSVPTLLGAAFDEGLATGLIVHWLQLPLLVEDGPAQGFRLGDDAIVASTAVRFLGAPRDLLFLHFDDCDHAGHATGYGPENPDYIAAVEGVDRHFATVIDGVLARETYASEAWLFVLVTDHGGEGTAHGARNAINQTIPLLFVRPGMTPATLAGASHMDVAPTVLRYLGVDTGASYDGQVVDEALPAL
- a CDS encoding SBBP repeat-containing protein, yielding MTDPRLTARRVRGRALFLPIAIPSLAGRVPVFLGLLAALSSVGCGGGIPLEECAAGTYDDDGDAETTCVAWRLCRAGEYVSTAGTAETDRECAACAGGEYSTSPNAASCSPWTACVAGEYVSAAGTAASDRTCTGCTSGTFSASGDASSCSPWTACVAGEYVSTAGSVSTDQACATCPTGTYTSGPNQAACVALTGCAPGTVQTAPATMTAPAVCAACSAGQYCAGGELAAVACNDGDGTWDHDGSPATACVARTSCAAGTYVSAEGGATTDRSCTACASGSDSTTTNATSCTAYTACVAGEYVSTVGTGMSDQVCTACDDGAYSDTTDAASCSTWRTCTAGQYVTGDGSDTTDRTCGGCASGTYSDTLNATACTAYSTCVAGEYVTVPGSTVNDRACGTCANGTYTSGPNQTTCVPVGSCAPGTVQTAPATMMAPPVCADCDPGEYCAGGTAAAVACDDGDGTWDDDSDPATDCAARTTCATGSYVATEGDATTDRTCTACALGLYSSTENAPSCNAWTTCVAGQSIGMVGSATADRVCSACADGSFSTMDNAPNCTAWQTCVPGQYEATEGSPSANRVCTGCSTGSFSITNNAPSCTPWQTCAAGRYVSNTPSDTVDQVCMDCATGTYTAMPNLSMCLAHGMCPAGTVQTTAGTSIAPPVCDACSPGEYCAGHTTAAVACGGNTWDHDASPATACATRTDCGAGQSVLSDGNATTDRTCAACTGETYSTATNAPSCTPWTVCAAGTYVSTVGSASVNRACTPCAMGEYSADPNQTMCLPHGMCAAGTEQSAAGTSMAAPVCDACSPGEYCAGGTTAAVTCGGTTWDDDGSPATACGARTNCVAGQSVVSDGNATTNRTCTACTEETYSTAMNAPSCTPWTVCAAGTYVSTVGSAAVNRACTMCPAGEYSTDPNQTACTPWQVCGTGYVEGDAGSSMMDRTCVPEEWTRQFGTASSEEARSVSVGSDGSVLVAGSTFGTFSGQSSAGGGDAFVRKYDAAGTQLWTRQFGTASTDYAYSVSVGSDGSVLVAGSTGGTFSGQASAGNYDAFVRKYDAAGTQLWTRQFGTASNDEARSVSVGSDGSVLVAGYTPGTFSGQSSAGNLDAFVRKYDAAGTELWTRQFGTASTDYGYSVSVGSDGSVLVAGHTFGTFSGQSNAGSYDAFVRKYDAAGTELWTRQFGSASTDDARSVSVASDGSVLVVGRTDGTFPGQSSAGSSDAFVRKYDAAGDELWTRQFGTASNDYPQSVSVGSDGSVLVAGYTGGTLPGQSSAGGIDAFVRTYDAAGTELWTRQFGSASTDIAYSVSVGSDGSVLVAGHTGGTLPGQSSAGGGDAFVMNLAEP
- a CDS encoding serine/threonine protein kinase; translation: MSVTDPSLLDTVHDDTLGRLIDKRYRVESILGQGGLGRVYAATDERLDRRVAIKVLLAEHAETPSLRARFEREAKALSALSHPNIVTITDFGLDGERAFVVMEHLPGQDLAALLTEGRPGLGRALGILRGVLSALAYAHGLHIVHRDLKPSNVIVRTLPDGNDHVAVLDFGLAKFLDAEESSAAITRQGAMVGTPAYMSPEQACGVPADARSDVFSAGLLLYELLVGKGPFAECTGPELLRRRLVESPPPLADAAPHLGPQPELQAILDRALSPDVGGRYADAREMLQALDALPLELLHSGCTPLPGGTAAHRPGTGSHAAPAAAAAPAKAPPVFRESLEAPGASTMHPEEPRAAPGAASSRGRFALGLVVVALGLAAAVAFVVTRTPEEDTPVTAPATAPRFVESTTPPPAPAPVVRPPARNPWRNARGLDELVSSTRERLESGGAPSRRTLRRLAAYANNHPNDPLPRLLLGRGFEKVGWLQDALPEVERALVMDPSVRGDPALLPMLIRMMDSASYHAGAAALIRTHYGEEARPALRAAIASGARPASTDRLRALEANL